A portion of the Oncorhynchus gorbuscha isolate QuinsamMale2020 ecotype Even-year linkage group LG19, OgorEven_v1.0, whole genome shotgun sequence genome contains these proteins:
- the LOC124005682 gene encoding uncharacterized protein LOC124005682, which yields MATRAAYFSPSEAQILMEAYEEVKDIIKKKGNTATVIKQREKAWQSIADRLNALNMNGPKRTWQQVKIKYKNILQNAVKKNTHRQGTGGGSPKADLTPAEDMALELNKGRPVLEGIPGGKETSIGSSQDATRFIQVSGSTVFLLEPPAQAPDDADPGEGPSAAATAHDGDDDDDEETISLDSRRHEDPDAIQWENQPGNISSQAIRKLYGNHLRRQIELADIDIQYKKKKMENLALESEIKKRTIRKLDLEIKKT from the exons ATGGCAACTAGAGCCGCGTACTTTTCCCCGTCGGAAGCACAAATCCTCATGGAGGCATACGAGGAGGTAAAAGATATAATTAAGAAGAAAGGCAACACCGCCACAGTGATAAAGCAAAGAGAAAAAGCGTGGCAAAGTATTGCAGACCGCCTGAATGC attaaacATGAACGGGCCAAAACGGACATGGCAGCaggtcaaaatcaaatacaagaaCATTCTGCAGAATG CAGTGAAAAAGAATACCCACAGACAAGGCACGGGTGGTGGGTCACCAAAGGCTGACCTTACCCCAGCAGAGGACATGGCCTTGGAGCTAAATAAAGGCAGGCCCGTCTTAGAGGGGATCCCTGGGGGGAAAGAGACGAGCATAGGTTCCTCCCAAGATGCCACCCGCTTCATTCAAG TGTCTGGCAGCACTGTGTTCCTGTTAGAGCCACCAGCACAAGCACCAGACGATGCTGATCCA GGTGAAGGCCCCagtgcagcagcaacagcacatgatggagacgatgatgatgacgaggaGACCATCTCTCTGGATTCCAGAAGGCATGAG GACCCAGATGCTATACAGTGGGAAAACCAGCCTGGCAACATA AGCTCACAAGCTATCAGAAAGTTGTATGGCAACCACCTCCGGCGCCAAATAGAACTGGCAGACATAGACATTCAGTACAAGAAGAAAAAGATGGAAAATCTTGCACTGGAGTCCGAAATAAAAAAGAGGACAATTAGGAAACTGGACCttgaaataaaaaaaacttga
- the LOC124006030 gene encoding von Willebrand factor A domain-containing protein 5A-like — MSAHRCTYTCLLLTFTCLYKPGRRLHLHWKPNSEHFFHQFVFLPIRPALKNSLSQILRCQMVNCCGLVTVKNKPVPLKSIAVEVSVQGHVATVSSTLQYENQEESPLEAIFVFPLPGEAAVCRFSAKIGQTEVVAEVQEKQKAREQYDDLLSSGQQAFLLEESDESPDVFKLSVGSLPPGEKASVSLDYVTELAVQADDGLRLCLPAVLNPRYQPQGSDNGSGGSALVSSVPAGSMPYSLSLSAHASSPHPICRVESNCP, encoded by the exons ATGAGTGCACACCGGTGCACCTACACGTGTTTACTATTGACATTTACCTGTCTTTATAAACCAGGAAGAAGGCTGCATTTACACTGGAAGCCCAATTCTGAGCACTTTTTTCACCAATTTGTCTTTTTACCAATCAGACCTGCTCTGAAGAACAGCCTATCACAGATTTTAAG GTGCCAAATGGTGAACTGCTGTGGATTGGTAACTGTCAAGAATAAACCAG TGCCTCTGAAGAGTATTGCTGTGGAGGTGAGTGTCCAGGGGCATGTAGCCACTGTGAGCTCCACTCTGCAGTATGAGAACCAGGAGGAGAGCCCTCTGGAGGCCATCTTTGTTTTCCCTCTACCAGGAGAGGCTGCTGTCTGCAGGTTCAGCGCCAAGATAGGACAGACTGAGGTGGTGGCTGAGGTTCAGGAGAAACAGAAG gCGCGGGAGCAGTATGATGATTTGTTGAGCTCGGGCCAGCAGGCCTTCCTATTGGAGGAGAGTGATGAGAGCCCGGATGTGTTCAAGCTGAGTGTTGGTAGTCTGCCTCCAGGGGAGAAGGCCTCTGTCAGCCTGGACTATGTGACAGAGCTGGCTGTACAGGCTGACGATGGCCTGAGGCTCTGCCTTCCAGCTGTGCTCAACCCCCGCTATCAACCCCAGG gGTCAGACAATGGCAGTGGTGGCAGTGCCCTGGTGTCCTCAGTGCCTGCTGGTTCTATGCCTTACAGTCTGTCCCTCAGTGCCCATGCGTCATCCCCTCATCCCATCTGTAGAGTAGAGTCCAACTGTCCCTAG